In one Pseudoliparis swirei isolate HS2019 ecotype Mariana Trench chromosome 23, NWPU_hadal_v1, whole genome shotgun sequence genomic region, the following are encoded:
- the sdk2a gene encoding protein sidekick-2 isoform X9: MSPAWTRGRRTGGSTVAPRTMVTAGRTGQVGQVWVSCWILLSATCFLGARAQDDVAPYFKMEPPQTQVHLEGNRLVLTCMAEGSWPLEFKWIYNGSELTRFSLEYRYLIPSLDRSHAGHYRCIVRNRVGAIMQCSTEVQVAYMGAFVEGERSQTVSQGEGALLRAPRIHSFPRPQITWFRDGRKIPSSSRIAITLDNTLVILSTVAPDAGSYYAQAVNDKNGENKTSQPITLTVENVGGPADPIAPSIIIPPKNTSVTMGRNEAIMECVANARPLVKMSITWRKNGAVINTGIRGFGRRLVISLPAISDSGYYECEASLRSSSVPSVTAGAFLHVLEYPLFVKEPPTHISAEMEKVVDIPCQARGTPQTDIVWYKDAVPISPVKIPRYRVLVGGSLQINGLLPDDTGMFQCFARNLAGEIQTNTYLAVTSIAPNITAGPSDSAVIDSMSIILHCETSGAPRPAITWQKGERVLASGSVQLPRFTLLESGSLLISPSHLSDAGTYTCMASNSRGIDEASSDLVVWARTRINKPPQDQSVIKGTKAVMTCGVTHDPSVTVRHVWEKSGSVIDVSTSPRLRLDPNGTLHISQTWSGDIGTYTCRVTSVGGNDSRNAHLRVRQLPHAPENPIAVLSTTEKRAINLTWAQPFDGNSPLIRYILEVSENNAPWTVLLANIEPESTGVTVGGLIPARSYQFRQCAVNDVGRGQFSKETDRLTLPEEPPSAPPQTVIASGRTNQSIMIQWQPPPESHQNGPLQGYIIRYCLSGLPVDCQMKNISKTDQTSLLLEDLIIWTNYEIEVAAYNGAGRGTYSHKVTEWTLQGVPTVPPGNVQAEAVNSTTLRFTWSAPSPQFINGINQGYKLLAWELSRANEVAVIAVRPNFQDSVHVGYISGLKRYTEYYSSVLCFTTPGDGPRSPPQRLRTHEDTPGAVGHLSFTDILDTSLKVSWKEPQEKNGVLTGYRISWEEFNRTNTRVTHYLPNLTQEYKVTGLTALTTYTIQVAAMTAKGQGLLSASTISSGVPPELPGPPTNLAISNIGPRSVTLQFKPGYDGKTSISRWHVEAQIGIIGENEEWLMVHQLSNEPDARSLEVLDLNPYTFYRFRMRQVNIVGTSPPSQPSRKIETLQAPPDISPANVTLRTASETSLWLRWVPLPEWEYNGNPDLVGYRVQYSKAGSKGGVLSHVIMDRLEREFTIEDLEEWREYVVRVQAINGIGSGPWSQPVHGRTRESVPSSGPTNVSAFATTSSSILVRWGEVPETDRNGLILGYKVVYKEKDSDTAPNFWEVEGNTTHTVQLSGLGKYVLYEIQVLAFTRIGDGRSSSPSILERTLDDVPGPPVGILFPEVRTSSVRLIWQPPAQPNGIILAYQITYRRNSSNSNGATVDVLSPSARQYTASGLKPEMVYVYRLTAQTRKGWGEAAEALVVTTEKRARPQPTSRPVVPQEEVQARRVLLSWEPGSDGLSPVRYYTVQYRELPDSNWTVHSASVSHETQSYIVDRLKPFTSYQFRIKATNDIGDSEYSQESEAITTLQDAPDKAPTILSVTPHTTTSVLVRWQPPSEDHINGVLLGFRVRYRELHYDRLRSFTVRKVNSPSANWADLTAPYSVRNLSESSLTQYELDNLSKHKRYEIRLSVYNAVGEGPSSAPQEVFVGEAVPTSPPQNVVVQSSTATQLDVTWEPPPLEAQNGDIQGYKIYFWEFQLQNETERLRTLFLPELGVKLKNLTGYTTYMISVAAFNAAGDGPRSQPTRGRTQQAAPSAPRFIHFGELTTTSVNVSWGEPKQANGIIEGYRLVYEPCTPVDGVSKIVTVDVKGSAPLWMKIKDLADGVTYNYRIRAKTLTYGPEVEANITTGPGEGSPGPPGEPFISRYGTALTLHWTSGDQGRAPITRYVIEARPSDEGLWDILIKDIPKEVTSYTLNLDMLREGVTYDFRVIAVNDYGYGSPSAPSPSISAQKVSPFYEEWWFLVVIALVGLIFILLLVFILIIRGQSKKYTKKTDSVSSSYPCPGNHSNCTALPLTHGEMVRLDEGRFPTLELNNRRLSVKNSFCRKNGIYTRSPPRPSPGSLNYSDEDVSTKYNDLIPAESSSLTEKPSEISDSQGSDSEYEMDQSRQKTHSFVNHYISDPTYYNSWRRQQKGVSRPPAYGYSQPEPVVEQEPRQQPPPVPPLPPLVPQSAPSPQPQCQGTLFRSQGSRTPTPSLLSSEPPSQHSTLYRPPSSLGCAAPTPTAGFSSFV; the protein is encoded by the exons TGCCATCACCCTGGATAACACGCTGGTCATCCTCTCCACCGTGGCACCTGATGCGGGCAGTTACTACGCTCAGGCAGTCAATGACAAGAATGGGGAGAACAAAACCAGTCAGCCAATCACACTCACCGTGGAGA atgtgGGAGGACCGGCAGACCCCATCGCCCCCTCCATCATCATCCCCCCCAAGAACACCAGTGTAACCATGGGGAGGAACGAAGCCATCATGGAGTGTGTAGCTAATGCAAG GCCCCTCGTCAAAATGAGTATTACTTGGAGGAAAAACGGGGCAGTGATCAACACGGGGATCCGAGGTTTCGGCCGTCGATTGGTCATCAGTCTGCCTGCAATCAGTGATAGCGGCTACTATGAGTGTGAGGCGTCACTGCGCAGCAGCAGCGTCCCCTCAGTCACAGCTGGGGCCTTCCTGCACGTTCTAG AATATCCTCTGTTTGTAAAAGAGCCGCCAACCCACATTAGTGCAGAGATGGAGAAGGTGGTGGACATCCCCTGTCAGGCACGAG GCACGCCGCAGACTGACATAGTGTGGTATAAAGATGCAGTGCCCATCAGCCCGGTAAAGATCCCCAGGTACCGGGTGTTGGTAGGAGGCAGTCTACAGATCAACGGGCTCCTGCCAGATGACACGGGGATGTTTCAGTGCTTTGCTCGCAATCTCGCAGGAGAGATCCAGACAAACACCTACCTAGCTGTTACGA GTATTGCTCCCAACATCACCGCGGGCCCCTCTGACAGCGCCGTGATTGACAGCATGTCTATCATTCTGCATTGTGAGACCTCGGGAGCCCCACGGCCAGCCATCACCTGGCAGAAAG GTGAGCGTGTCTTGGCCAGTGGCTCGGTCCAGCTGCCCAGGTTCACACTACTGGAGTCGGGCAGCCTGCTAATTAGTCCCTCTCACCTTTCCGACGCTGGTACCTACACCTGCATGGCCAGTAACTCCAGGGGCATCGATGAAGCTTCATCCGACCTTGTGGTCTGGG cgcGTACCCGCATCAATAAGCCGCCACAAGACCAGAGTGTCATCAAAGGGACCAAAGCTGTTATGACCTGCGGAGTGACCCATGACCCAAGTGTCACTGTGAG GCACGTGTGGGAGAAGAGCGGCTCTGTGATTGACGTCAGCACGTCCCCACGCCTGCGGCTGGATCCCAACGGGACCTTACACATTTCCCAAACATGGTCGGGTGACATCGGAACATACACCTGCAGGGTGACCTCAGTGGGCGGCAATGACTCCCGCAATGCCCACCTCAGAGTCAG GCAACTGCCCCATGCTCCAGAAAACCCAATAGCGGTTCTGAGCACCACAGAGAAGAGGGCTATCAACCTCACATGGGCCCAGCCCTTTGACGGCAACAGCCCCCTGATCCGCTACATCCTGGAGGTCTCAGAAAACA ATGCCCCTTGGACGGTGCTTCTGGCTAATATAGAACCAGAGTCCACTGGGGTGACTGTTGGTGGCCTCATCCCAGCGCGCTCATACCAGTTCCGCCAGTGTGCCGTCAACGACGTGGGCAGGGGGCAGTTCAGCAAAGAGACCGACCG ACTAACGCTTCCCGAAGAGCCTCCGAGCGCCCCCCCTCAGACAGTCATCGCAAGTGGCCGCACCAATCAGTCCATCATGATCCAATGGCAGCCCCCCCCAGAGAGCCATCAGAATGGGCCACTCCAGGGCTACATCATCAG GTACTGTCTGTCAGGGCTTCCAGTGGATTGTCAGATGAAAAACATCAGCAAAACAGACCAGACCAGTTTACTCCTGGAGGACCTCATCATCTGGACCAACTATGAGATCGAGGTGGCAGCCTATAATGGAGCGGGCCGGGGCACCTACAGCCATAAAGTCACTGAATGGACACTGCAAGGCG TGCCCACTGTGCCACCAGGAAATGTACAAGCCGAGGCTGTCAACTCCACCACCTTGCGTTTTACCTGGAGTGCCCCAAGCCCTCAATTTATCAATGGAATCAACCAGGGATATAAG CTGTTGGCGTGGGAACTCAGTCGCGCTAACGAGGTCGCTGTGATAGCGGTGCGTCCCAACTTCCAGGACAGTGTTCATGTCGGTTACATCTCTGGCCTGAAAAGGTACACCGAATACTACTCATCTGTATTGTGCTTCACTACTCCTGGAGATGGCCCGCGCAGCCCGCCTCAGCGCTTACGCACCCACGAGGACA CCCCTGGTGCTGTGGGACACCTGAGCTTTACTGATATCTTGGACACCTCACTAAAAGTCAGCTGGAAGGAGCCACAAGAGAAAAACGGTGTCCTCACAg GCTATCGCATCTCCTGGGAGGAGTTCAACAGGACCAATACTCGAGTCACACATTATTTACCCAACCTAACTCAGGAGTACAAGGTGACAGGGCTTACTGCCCTCACCACTTACACCATCCAGGTAGCAGCCATGACTGCCAAGGGCCAGGGCCTGCTCTCTGCCTCCACCATTTCTTCGGGTGTCCCACCGG AGTTGCCCGGTCCTCCAACCAATTTAGCCATTTCCAACATCGGCCCACGCTCCGTCACCCTGCAGTTCAAACCTGGTTATGATGGCAAGACCTCCATTTCCCGTTGGCACGTTGAAGCCCAG ATTGGCATAATAGGAGAAAATGAAGAGTGGCTGATGGTTCATCAGCTGTCTAATGAACCCGATGCTAGATCACTGGAGGTCCTGGACTTGAACCCCTATACCTTCtacag GTTCAGAATGCGTCAGGTAAACATTGTGGGCACCAGTCCTCCAAGTCAGCCCTCGAGGAAGATCGAGACCCTGCAGGCCCCTCCAGACATCTCCCCCGCCAATGTCACCCTGCGCACAGCCAGTGAGACCAGCCTGTGGCTTCGCTGGGTG CCTCTTCCAGAGTGGGAGTACAATGGGAATCCAGATCTCGTTGGCTACCGGGTCCAATACTCTAAAGCTGGATCTAAAGGGGGCGTTCTCTCCCATGTCATAATGGACCGACTGGAGAGGGAGTTCACTAtcgaggacctggaggagtggagggaatATGTGGTCAGAGTTCAGGCCATCAATGGTATCGGCTCCGGGCCTTGGAGCCAGCCGGTCCACGGCAGGACCAGGGAGTCTG TACCCTCCAGCGGCCCCACCAACGTGTCGGCATTCGCCACCACCTCCAGCAGCATCCTGGTGCGATGGGGGGAGGTCCCGGAGACTGACCGCAATGGACTCATCCTCGGGTACAAG GTTGTGTATAAGGAGAAGGACTCAGACACAGCGCCCAACTTCTGGGAAGTGGAAGGCAACACCACCCACACTGTCCAGCTGAGTGGTCTGGGCAAGTACGTCCTGTATGAGATCCAGGTCCTCGCCTTCACACGTATAGGAGACGGAAGGAGCAGCTCGCCGTCCATTTTGGAGAGGACCCTGGATGATG TCCCAGGCCCTCCTGTCGGCATCCTCTTCCCAGAAGTCAGAACCTCCTCAGTCAGGCTCATCTGGCAACCTCCTGCACAGCCCAATGGCATTATCCTTG CCTATCAGATCACGTACAGAAGAAACTCTTCAAACAGCAACGGCGCCACCGTGGACGTGCTGAGTCCCAGCGCGCGGCAGTACACCGCGTCTGGGCTGAAACCAGAAATGGTTTATGTCTACCGCCTCACCGCTCAGACCCGAAAGGGTTGGGGTGAGGCCGCCGAGGCTTTGGTGGTGACCACAGAAAAGAGAG CCCGACCCCAACCAACGAGCCGTCCCGTAGTGCCTCAAGAGGAAGTTCAGGCTCGCAGAGTGCTGTTGTCATGGGAACCAGGCAGCGACGGCCTGTCCCCTGTTCGCTACTACACAGTCCAGTACAGAGAGCTGCCAGACAGCAACTGGACTGTCCACTCTGCATCCGTCAGCCACGAGACACAATCCTACATCGTTGATAG GTTAAAGCCTTTCACTTCATACCAGTTCCGCATAAAAGCCACGAATGACATTGGAGACAGTGAATACAGCCAGGAGAGTGAGGCCATTACGACACTACAGGACG CCCCAGACAAAGCCCCAACAATCCTGTCTGTTACACCTCACACCACCACATCTGTACTGGTCCGTTGGCAG ccccCCTCTGAGGATCACATCAACGGAGTCCTGTTGGGGTTCAGGGTCCGGTACCGGGAGTTACACTACGACCGGCTACGCAGCTTCACTGTCCGCAAAGTTAACAGCCCCTCTGCCAACTGGGCCGATCTCACTG ctccttACAGCGTCAGGAACTTGAGTGAATCCTCACTCACCCAATATGAACTGGATA ATTTGAGTAAACACAAACGCTACGAGATCCGTCTCAGTGTGTATAACGCTGTGGGGGAGGGTCCCAGCAGTGCACCACAGGAAGTGTTTGTTGGAGAGGCGG TACCGACATCCCCTCCCCAAAACGTGGTGGTCCAGTCGTCCACAGCCACACAGCTGGATGTCACATGGGAGCCTCCTCCTCTGGAGGCTCAGAATGGGGATATACAGGGTTACAAG ATCTATTTCTGGGAGTTTCAGCTCCAGAATGAGACGGAGCGCCTGCGTACTTTGTTCTTGCCGGAGCTCGGGGTGAAGCTTAAAAACCTGACAGGCTACACCACCTACATGATTAGTGTGGCAGCCTTCAACGCTGCTGGGGATGGGCCCCGCTCCCagcccaccagagggcgcacTCAGCAAGCAG CACCGAGTGCTCCCAGATTCATCCACTTCGGTGAGTTGACCACCACCTCGGTCAATGTGTCCTGGGGAGAGCCCAAGCAGGCCAACGGCATCATTGAGGGCTACCGCCTGGTCTACGAGCCCTGCACTCCAGTCGATG GTGTCAGTAAGATAGTGACAGTAGATGTGAAGGGCAGCGCTCCCCTGTGGATGAAGATCAAAGACCTGGCTGATGGCGTCACCTATAACTATCGCATCCGGGCCAAAACCCTCACGTATGGCCCCGAGGTGGAGGCCAACATTACTACTGGGCCTGGGGAAG GATCCCCAGGCCCTCCCGGAGAACCCTTTATTTCTCGGTATGGCACGGCCCTCACGTTGCATTGGACCAGCGGTGATCAAGGCCGTGCACCCATCACGCGATACGTCATCGAGGCCAGACCCTCAG ATGAAGGATTGTGGGATATCCTTATCAAAGACATTCCCAAAGAAGTGACATCCTACACACTTAACCTGGACATGCTGCGAGAAGGGGTCACCTATGACTTTCGAGTAATTGCAGTCAACGACTATGGCTATGGATCACCCagcgccccctccccctctataTCAG CCCAGAAAGTGTCTCCGTTTTATGAGGAGTGGTGGTTCCTGGTGGTGATCGCCCTCGTGggcctcatcttcatcctcctccttgttttcatcctcatcatccGAGGCCAGAGTAAAAAATACACCAAAAAAACAGATTCAG TGTCGTCCTCATACCCCTGTCCAGGCAACCACTCCAACTGCACGGCTCTGCCTCTGACCCACGGGGAGATGGTGCGCCTGGACGAGGGGCGCTTCCCAACTCTGGAGCTCAACAACCGACGCCTCTCTGTGAAGAACTCCTTTTGCCGCAAGAACGGCATCTACACACG GTCTCCACCCAGACCCAGTCCTGGAAGCCTGAACTACTCAGATGAGGACGTCAGCACTAAGTACAATGACCTGATCCCGGCAGAGAGCAGCAGTTTGACCGAGAAGCCCTCTGAGATATCTGACTCTCAG GGCAGCGACAGCGAATACGAGATGGACCAGAGCCGGCAGAAGACGCACTCTTTCGTCAACCACTACATCAGCGACCCCACCTACTACAACTCGTGGCGGCGGCAGCAGAAAGGCGTCTCTCGTCCGCCGGCATACGGCTACTCCCAGCCGGAGCCCGTGGTGGAGCAGGAGCCACGGCAGCAGCCACCACCGGTgccccctctgccccccctcGTGCCCCAGAGCGCCCCGTCCCCACAGCCCCAGTGCCAGGGCACTCTGTTCAGGTCTCAGGGAAGCCGGACTCCCACCCCCTCCCTGCTGTCCTCTGAACCCCCCAGCCAGCACAGCACCCTGTACCGCCCCCCCAGCAGCCTGGGCTGTGCCGCTCCGACACCTACCGCGGGCTTCTCCTCTTTCGTTTGA